A genomic region of Enterococcus sp. 12C11_DIV0727 contains the following coding sequences:
- a CDS encoding peptide chain release factor 3, with the protein MNNPHLKEQVDSRRTFAIISHPDAGKTTITEQLLLFGGAIRQAGTVKGKKTGNFAKSDWMEIEKQRGISVTSSVMQFDYDGKRVNILDTPGHEDFSEDTYRTLMAVDSAVMVIDSAKGIEAQTKKLFQVVKKRGIPIFTFINKLDRDGREPLELLEELEELLDIESYPMNWPIGMGKGLHGLYDIYNKRVEVYRPENNNGERFIPLVDGDIPSDLPLHQDSVYRQVLEEVELLVEAGDEFDTEKIARGDQTPVFFGSALTNFGVQTMLETFLQFAPSPYGHKTEEGQEVSPYEEEFSGFVFKIQANMNPAHRDRIAFVRICSGTFERGMDVILGRTGKKIKLSNVTQFMADARENVEEAVAGDIIGIYDTGNYQIGDTLYEGKLKVQYEELPSFTPELFMKVSAKNVMKQKSFHKGIYQLVQEGAIQLYKTYLTEEYIIGAVGQLQFEVFQHRMLNEYNAEVIMTPMGSKIARWIDPADLDERMSSSRNILARDRFDQPLFLFENQFAMRWFADKYPDVELKSLM; encoded by the coding sequence ATGAATAATCCACATTTAAAAGAACAAGTAGATAGCCGCCGTACCTTTGCGATTATTTCCCATCCGGATGCTGGTAAAACAACGATCACAGAACAACTTTTACTTTTTGGAGGAGCGATCCGTCAAGCTGGAACGGTTAAAGGGAAGAAAACAGGGAATTTTGCAAAATCCGACTGGATGGAAATTGAAAAACAAAGAGGAATTTCTGTAACAAGTTCTGTTATGCAATTTGATTATGATGGAAAACGTGTCAATATTTTAGATACACCTGGACACGAAGATTTTTCAGAAGATACGTACCGAACTTTGATGGCTGTCGATAGTGCCGTCATGGTAATCGATAGCGCCAAAGGGATCGAGGCACAAACAAAGAAATTATTCCAAGTTGTTAAAAAACGAGGAATTCCGATTTTTACATTTATCAATAAATTAGATAGAGATGGTCGTGAACCGTTAGAGTTACTTGAAGAATTAGAAGAATTGTTAGATATTGAATCTTACCCAATGAATTGGCCAATCGGTATGGGAAAAGGGCTGCATGGGTTATATGATATCTACAACAAACGTGTAGAAGTTTATCGACCTGAAAATAATAATGGTGAACGCTTTATTCCATTAGTGGATGGTGATATTCCAAGTGATTTGCCATTACACCAAGACAGTGTTTATAGACAAGTATTGGAAGAAGTTGAGCTATTAGTTGAAGCAGGCGATGAATTTGATACGGAGAAAATCGCACGTGGGGATCAAACACCGGTCTTCTTTGGTTCTGCCTTAACCAATTTTGGGGTACAAACAATGTTGGAAACATTCTTACAGTTTGCTCCTTCACCATATGGTCATAAAACAGAAGAGGGACAAGAAGTTAGCCCTTATGAAGAAGAATTTTCTGGCTTTGTGTTTAAGATCCAGGCCAACATGAATCCTGCTCACCGAGATCGTATTGCTTTTGTCCGGATTTGTTCAGGCACATTTGAGCGGGGCATGGACGTTATTCTTGGTAGAACAGGTAAGAAAATCAAGTTAAGTAATGTAACACAATTTATGGCTGATGCCAGAGAAAATGTTGAGGAAGCCGTAGCTGGAGATATTATTGGAATTTATGATACCGGTAATTACCAAATCGGTGATACATTGTACGAAGGAAAATTAAAAGTTCAGTATGAAGAACTACCATCATTTACACCAGAACTATTTATGAAAGTCAGTGCCAAAAATGTGATGAAACAAAAATCATTCCACAAAGGCATTTACCAATTGGTTCAAGAAGGTGCGATCCAATTGTACAAAACTTATTTAACTGAAGAATATATCATCGGAGCAGTTGGACAATTACAATTTGAAGTGTTCCAACATCGTATGCTGAATGAATATAATGCAGAAGTAATCATGACACCGATGGGTTCAAAAATCGCTCGTTGGATCGATCCAGCTGATTTAGATGAACGCATGAGTTCTAGCCGAAACATCTTAGCTCGTGACCGTTTTGATCAACCGTTATTCTTATTTGAAAATCAGTTTGCGATGCGTTGGTTTGCAGATAAGTATCCAGACGTTGAATTGAAGAGTTTGATGTAA
- a CDS encoding MFS transporter has product MMGKVNKNILYLVLGQVISVFGGAILRFALSLYVLDKTGRADIFATILAISSIPVLFAPIGGAIADRFDRRLLMVLMDITNAVLAVILFFILGLTDSIVMIGLLLFLLSIVGSFDTPVVTASIPLLVKKDQLEQINGLVNAVLSMSNVVAPIIGGILYSILGAQKLIVGSAVFFILAAIIETFLRIPFEKRPMESGVLSTLTGDLKDGFREVRNNRIIFNSILIAALINFTLSAFFIVGVPIVLRVVLQASDTVYGIGLSVISLSTILGAIFTGVFTKELRINNLYKMFTLSGLLLILMNVGLMFAGNPMGNMIGFAVFIITGIPIGMMMSLISIYLISMVQRITPKENIGKIMATIMAVSQCAVPVGQIIIGFLFKTTTTNVFFQVMIVAVSVLLVSGLCWYLFKNSTDAEIGEVSYSKE; this is encoded by the coding sequence ATGATGGGGAAAGTGAATAAAAATATTTTGTATTTGGTATTGGGACAGGTTATATCAGTTTTCGGCGGAGCGATTTTACGATTTGCTTTATCGCTTTATGTATTGGATAAAACAGGAAGGGCGGATATATTTGCGACGATTCTTGCCATTTCCAGTATTCCAGTCTTGTTTGCTCCGATTGGTGGAGCGATCGCAGATCGATTTGATCGTCGTTTGTTAATGGTTTTAATGGATATTACGAATGCAGTGTTAGCTGTAATATTATTTTTTATTTTAGGCTTGACTGATTCAATCGTTATGATTGGTTTGCTGTTATTTTTACTATCAATTGTTGGTAGTTTTGATACACCCGTAGTAACTGCGAGTATCCCTCTATTAGTAAAAAAGGACCAATTGGAGCAAATAAATGGGTTGGTTAATGCTGTTTTATCCATGTCAAATGTAGTTGCCCCTATTATTGGAGGTATTTTATATAGTATATTAGGTGCTCAAAAATTGATTGTAGGAAGTGCTGTATTTTTTATTCTAGCGGCAATTATAGAAACTTTTTTACGGATTCCTTTTGAAAAGCGACCAATGGAGTCTGGTGTTTTAAGTACATTAACAGGTGATTTAAAGGATGGTTTTAGAGAAGTTCGTAATAATCGAATTATTTTCAATTCTATTTTGATTGCGGCACTTATCAACTTTACGTTATCGGCCTTTTTTATTGTAGGGGTTCCCATTGTATTAAGAGTTGTTTTACAAGCAAGTGATACAGTTTATGGGATTGGGTTATCAGTAATTAGTTTATCAACAATTCTTGGAGCGATTTTTACTGGGGTTTTCACAAAGGAATTACGAATAAATAATCTTTATAAAATGTTTACGCTATCTGGTCTATTATTGATTTTAATGAACGTTGGTTTAATGTTTGCAGGAAATCCTATGGGAAATATGATCGGCTTTGCAGTATTTATCATAACTGGAATTCCAATTGGAATGATGATGAGCCTTATTTCTATTTACTTGATTTCCATGGTTCAAAGAATAACACCAAAAGAAAATATTGGTAAAATAATGGCCACGATTATGGCTGTTTCACAATGTGCAGTTCCAGTTGGTCAAATCATAATTGGTTTCTTGTTTAAAACGACTACGACGAATGTGTTTTTTCAGGTGATGATCGTTGCAGTGTCAGTGTTATTAGTTTCAGGACTATGCTGGTATCTATTTAAAAATTCAACAGATGCTGAAATCGGTGAGGTAAGTTACAGTAAGGAGTAA
- a CDS encoding phosphocarrier protein HPr, whose product MEKKDFHIVAETGIHARPATLLVQTASKFNSDINLEYKGKSVNLKSIMGVMSLGVGQGSDVTISVDGVDEADALAAIVDTMKKEGLSE is encoded by the coding sequence ATGGAAAAGAAAGATTTTCACATCGTAGCAGAAACAGGGATTCACGCTCGTCCAGCTACATTATTAGTACAAACTGCAAGTAAATTCAACTCAGATATCAACTTAGAATACAAAGGTAAATCTGTTAACCTTAAATCAATCATGGGCGTTATGTCTCTAGGCGTTGGCCAAGGTTCAGACGTAACTATCTCAGTTGACGGTGTTGACGAAGCTGATGCATTAGCAGCAATCGTAGACACAATGAAAAAAGAAGGATTGTCAGAATAA
- a CDS encoding CatB-related O-acetyltransferase, which yields MTNNHNFEKWSDTMFLKDLVTNPLIEVGKCSYYSGYYGSQEFENGCVRYLWGDPLTRAAFDPIKEMGWHLDKLIIGNYVCIAAGATILMGGNHYHHPDWITVYPFASHVEKSYEPKGNTVIKSDAWIGMNAMIMPGVTIGEGAVIAAGSMVVKDVPPYTIVGGNPARVIKQRFSDEEIKLLLELRWFDWTIEQVESAKDILMSDSIKELYTYYKRYILK from the coding sequence ATGACAAATAATCACAATTTTGAAAAGTGGTCAGACACAATGTTCTTAAAGGATTTGGTGACAAATCCTTTGATTGAAGTAGGCAAATGTTCTTATTACTCTGGCTATTATGGCAGTCAAGAGTTCGAGAATGGTTGTGTTCGTTATTTATGGGGAGATCCATTGACAAGAGCAGCCTTCGATCCTATCAAAGAGATGGGCTGGCATTTAGATAAATTGATTATTGGAAATTATGTATGTATTGCAGCAGGGGCTACGATTTTAATGGGTGGTAATCACTATCATCATCCAGACTGGATCACTGTATATCCTTTTGCTAGCCATGTAGAGAAATCTTATGAACCAAAAGGGAACACAGTAATTAAAAGTGATGCGTGGATCGGGATGAATGCGATGATCATGCCAGGTGTTACAATTGGTGAAGGTGCCGTGATTGCAGCTGGTTCTATGGTTGTTAAAGATGTTCCGCCATATACGATTGTCGGCGGTAATCCAGCGAGAGTGATCAAACAGAGATTTTCAGATGAGGAAATTAAATTACTTTTAGAACTGAGATGGTTTGATTGGACGATAGAACAAGTGGAGTCAGCAAAAGATATTTTGATGAGTGATTCTATCAAAGAGCTGTATACGTATTATAAAAGATATATTTTAAAGTAG
- the ptsP gene encoding phosphoenolpyruvate--protein phosphotransferase, translating to MSEMLKGIAASDGVAIAKAYLLVQPDLSFDKKSVDDTSAEEGRLDAALAKSTTELQAIREKAAQSLGEEEAQVFDAHLMVLADPEMIGQIKQNIQDNKVNAESALKEVTDMYIGMFEAMDDNAYMQERAADIRDVAKRILAHLLGVTLPNPSMINEEVVVVAHDLTPSDTAQLDRTYVKAFVTDIGGRTSHSAIMARSLEIPAIVGTKEITAKVKEGDILAVNGIDGDVIVHPTDAEKAEFEAKGKEYADLKVEWEKLKNAETVTADGKHIELAANIGTPKDLEGVHNNGAEAVGLYRTEFLYMDSPDFPTEDEQYTAYTAVLEGMNGKPVVVRTMDIGGDKELPYLQLPHEMNPFLGYRALRISLSERGDEMFRTQMRALLRASVHGNLRIMFPMVATLKEFRAAKKIFEEEKAKLVSEGTKVSDTIQVGIMIEIPAAAVIADKFAKEVDFFSIGTNDLIQYTMAADRMNERVSYLYQPYNPSILRLIKNVIDASHAEGKWTGMCGEMGGDQMAVPLLVGMGLDEFSMSATSILQTRSLMKRLDTKKMAELADRALNDCDTMEEVIDLVKDYTK from the coding sequence ATGTCTGAAATGCTAAAAGGAATTGCCGCAAGTGATGGTGTCGCTATTGCTAAAGCTTACCTGTTAGTTCAACCTGATTTATCTTTCGACAAAAAATCTGTAGATGATACATCTGCTGAAGAAGGTCGTTTGGATGCTGCTTTGGCAAAATCTACGACTGAGTTGCAAGCAATCAGAGAAAAAGCAGCGCAAAGCCTTGGTGAAGAAGAAGCACAAGTATTTGACGCACATTTAATGGTTTTAGCTGACCCAGAAATGATTGGTCAAATCAAACAAAACATTCAAGATAACAAAGTAAATGCTGAATCAGCATTAAAAGAAGTGACTGATATGTATATCGGTATGTTCGAAGCAATGGATGACAATGCCTACATGCAAGAACGTGCAGCAGATATTCGTGACGTTGCAAAACGTATTTTAGCTCACTTACTAGGTGTAACGCTTCCTAATCCTTCAATGATTAACGAAGAAGTTGTTGTGGTTGCCCATGACTTAACACCAAGTGATACTGCTCAATTGGACCGTACGTATGTAAAAGCATTCGTTACAGATATTGGCGGACGTACATCACATTCAGCGATCATGGCTCGCTCTCTTGAAATTCCTGCAATCGTAGGAACAAAAGAAATCACTGCCAAAGTCAAAGAAGGCGATATTTTAGCGGTTAACGGAATCGATGGCGATGTTATCGTTCACCCAACTGATGCTGAAAAAGCTGAATTTGAAGCAAAAGGCAAAGAGTATGCTGATCTTAAAGTTGAATGGGAAAAACTAAAAAATGCTGAAACAGTAACTGCTGATGGTAAACACATCGAGCTCGCTGCAAACATTGGTACTCCTAAAGATTTAGAAGGCGTACACAACAATGGTGCTGAAGCTGTTGGTTTATATCGTACAGAATTCCTTTACATGGATTCTCCAGATTTCCCAACAGAAGATGAACAATATACAGCTTATACTGCAGTACTTGAAGGCATGAACGGCAAACCTGTCGTGGTTCGTACAATGGATATCGGTGGAGATAAAGAATTACCTTATCTTCAATTACCGCATGAAATGAACCCATTCTTAGGCTACCGTGCATTACGTATCAGCTTGTCTGAACGTGGCGACGAAATGTTCCGTACACAAATGCGCGCATTATTACGTGCTTCTGTTCACGGTAACTTACGTATCATGTTCCCGATGGTTGCAACGTTAAAAGAGTTTAGAGCAGCGAAGAAAATCTTTGAAGAAGAAAAAGCAAAATTAGTTTCTGAAGGAACAAAAGTTTCTGATACGATTCAAGTCGGTATCATGATCGAAATTCCTGCAGCAGCTGTAATTGCGGATAAATTCGCCAAAGAGGTTGATTTCTTCAGTATTGGAACAAATGATTTGATTCAATACACAATGGCAGCAGACCGTATGAACGAACGTGTTTCTTACTTGTACCAGCCATATAACCCATCAATCTTACGTTTGATCAAAAACGTAATTGACGCATCTCATGCTGAAGGTAAATGGACTGGTATGTGTGGAGAAATGGGTGGCGATCAAATGGCTGTACCATTATTGGTAGGGATGGGGTTAGATGAGTTCTCAATGAGTGCGACATCTATTCTTCAAACTCGTAGCTTAATGAAACGTCTAGACACTAA
- a CDS encoding DUF1827 family protein: MKLVNVTNSYKQLVNKQLENTDAYFVKVYSAGNTTVVYTEAAQHAEILIVNKKRAVRKTEINEILTYVLKRIPKEKYNRNQISIIELKDVIEISIPMTSNLVES; encoded by the coding sequence ATGAAATTAGTCAATGTAACCAACAGCTACAAACAGTTAGTCAATAAACAACTAGAAAATACCGATGCATACTTTGTTAAAGTTTATTCAGCGGGTAACACGACCGTCGTTTATACAGAAGCTGCTCAACATGCTGAAATATTGATCGTAAATAAAAAACGTGCCGTTCGTAAAACAGAAATCAATGAAATTCTGACTTACGTTTTAAAACGGATACCAAAAGAAAAATATAACCGTAATCAAATTTCGATCATTGAACTAAAAGATGTTATTGAAATTTCGATTCCGATGACTTCTAACCTTGTTGAAAGTTAG
- a CDS encoding ATP-dependent Clp protease ATP-binding subunit — translation MICQNCQQNPATIHLYANVNGQRKQLDYCQSCYQKLKAQANDTQPTMSQQDPFGFGSLDDLYRSLSRQMQEQQGHPNGQTPPTQFGDGNGFNGGQPPRGGAGQSNGLLGEYGINITQAARNGDVDPVVGRDEEIKRVIEILNRRTKNNPVLIGEPGVGKTAVVEGLAQKIVDGDVPQKLLDKEVIRLDVVSLVQGTGIRGQFEERMQKLIEEIKQAENIILFIDEVHEIVGAGAAGDGNMDAGNILKPALARGELQMVGATTLNEYRIIEKDAALERRMQPVRVDEPTVDETIAILKGLQKRYEDYHHVKYTDEAIKAAATLSNRYIQDRFLPDKAIDLLDESGSKMNLTIQIVDPKTIEMKLADAEQQKQQASAEEDFEKAAYYRDQINKLQAMKEKQISDEETPVIGEKNIEAIVEQKTGIPVGDLKEKEQTQLKNLAVDLKAHVVGQDDAVDKVSKAIRRNRVGLGKQNRPIGSFLFVGPTGVGKTELAKQLAYELFGSEDSMIRFDMSEYMEKHSVSKLIGSPPGYVGYDEAGQLTEKVRRNPYSLILLDEIEKAHPDVLHMFLQILDDGRLTDAQGRTVSFKDTIIIMTSNAGTGNVEANVGFGAAREGLTKSVLGQLNNFFTPEFLNRFDGIIEFKALSKENLMNIVSLMLDEVNGLLAHQKIQIEVPTDVKEKLVDLGYDPSMGARPLRRTIQEQIEDGIAEYFLDHPEEHQLVAKLDDDGKIIVTGEITIDPSDTSEATLEKE, via the coding sequence ATGATTTGTCAAAATTGTCAACAAAATCCAGCAACGATCCACTTATATGCAAATGTTAATGGTCAAAGAAAACAACTGGACTATTGCCAAAGTTGCTATCAAAAATTAAAAGCACAAGCAAATGATACTCAACCAACAATGTCTCAACAAGATCCATTTGGTTTTGGAAGCTTAGATGATTTATACCGCTCTTTATCACGTCAAATGCAAGAACAACAAGGACACCCTAATGGTCAAACTCCGCCGACCCAATTTGGCGATGGTAACGGTTTTAACGGTGGTCAGCCCCCTAGAGGTGGTGCTGGACAATCGAATGGCTTACTAGGTGAATACGGCATCAATATCACACAAGCCGCTAGAAATGGTGATGTTGATCCAGTTGTCGGTCGTGATGAAGAAATCAAACGTGTGATTGAGATCTTAAATCGACGTACGAAAAATAACCCTGTCTTGATTGGCGAACCTGGTGTTGGTAAGACAGCAGTCGTTGAAGGATTAGCACAAAAAATTGTGGATGGTGATGTTCCGCAAAAACTATTAGACAAAGAAGTCATTCGTTTAGATGTTGTTTCATTAGTTCAAGGAACAGGTATTCGCGGTCAATTTGAAGAACGTATGCAAAAATTGATCGAAGAAATCAAGCAAGCAGAAAACATCATTTTATTCATTGATGAAGTACATGAAATCGTTGGCGCTGGTGCTGCTGGTGACGGCAATATGGATGCTGGAAATATTTTAAAACCAGCACTCGCTCGTGGTGAGTTGCAAATGGTTGGTGCAACGACATTAAATGAATATCGTATCATCGAAAAAGATGCTGCTTTAGAACGTCGGATGCAACCAGTCCGTGTAGATGAACCAACTGTCGACGAAACGATTGCTATTCTTAAAGGGTTGCAAAAACGCTATGAAGATTATCATCATGTAAAATACACTGATGAAGCAATCAAAGCCGCTGCAACTTTATCCAATCGTTATATCCAAGATCGTTTCTTGCCTGACAAAGCAATTGATCTTTTAGATGAATCTGGCTCTAAAATGAACTTGACGATCCAAATTGTCGATCCTAAAACGATTGAAATGAAACTTGCAGATGCTGAGCAACAAAAACAACAAGCCTCTGCTGAAGAAGATTTCGAAAAAGCGGCCTATTACCGTGATCAAATCAATAAGCTGCAAGCAATGAAAGAAAAACAAATCAGCGATGAAGAAACGCCAGTAATTGGTGAGAAAAATATCGAGGCCATCGTTGAACAAAAAACAGGAATTCCTGTCGGTGATTTAAAAGAAAAAGAACAAACACAGTTGAAAAATCTAGCGGTCGACCTAAAAGCTCATGTCGTTGGGCAAGACGATGCAGTTGATAAAGTATCCAAAGCTATTCGCCGAAATCGCGTTGGTTTAGGAAAACAAAATCGTCCGATTGGTTCTTTCCTATTTGTAGGACCAACTGGTGTTGGTAAAACAGAATTAGCCAAACAATTAGCATACGAACTATTTGGTTCGGAAGATTCTATGATCCGTTTTGACATGAGTGAATACATGGAAAAACATAGTGTCTCTAAATTAATCGGTTCCCCTCCAGGTTATGTTGGTTATGACGAAGCTGGACAATTAACAGAAAAAGTTCGCCGTAATCCATACAGTTTGATTTTACTTGATGAAATTGAAAAAGCTCATCCAGATGTATTGCACATGTTCTTGCAAATTCTTGATGATGGACGTTTGACGGATGCTCAAGGTAGAACTGTTAGTTTTAAAGATACAATCATTATTATGACAAGTAATGCTGGTACAGGTAATGTAGAAGCCAATGTCGGCTTCGGCGCTGCTCGTGAGGGGCTTACAAAATCTGTTTTAGGGCAGTTGAATAATTTCTTCACACCAGAATTCTTGAATCGTTTTGACGGTATCATTGAATTTAAAGCCTTAAGTAAAGAAAACTTGATGAATATTGTTAGCTTGATGTTAGATGAAGTCAACGGTTTACTTGCTCATCAAAAAATCCAGATTGAAGTTCCAACGGATGTCAAAGAAAAATTAGTCGATCTAGGCTATGATCCTTCGATGGGTGCTCGTCCATTGCGTCGAACCATTCAAGAACAAATCGAAGATGGCATTGCTGAATACTTCTTAGACCATCCAGAAGAACATCAATTAGTTGCTAAGCTAGATGACGATGGAAAAATCATTGTTACAGGAGAAATTACGATAGATCCTAGTGATACCAGCGAAGCAACTCTAGAAAAAGAATAA
- a CDS encoding helix-turn-helix domain-containing protein yields MLAAMMLEDTAKRKLTLFKLLATFSNQQYSINFFEKRLDYSYSRVVYLLELIQQDLSKITGEEVKILQVDGVRYNQKIKYDSYYQYLITQSIPYQLLISILFYPNDNLTKFCQKHYQSRTTVVRKSKLLSDYFKQFNIKLNTSKLSLYGDERIIRITLYTLIWLASQGTNLPKIDNNPIDYIEITKKISPYFPDSFSYSADKQITLILDIIYLRVKSGHLVTEKTTIAPYIPTSPAYAKIFFGDLIKETNILEAEAQYAAYLLIATPNFFRNNDHRLTLLSDYLKNQTNSATKLLEEFCAVFKEEFMPSDFSWEDAPILFGNIANIIFSTTISEKTFPTLFHLINHSSYSKNEYYYQLLTHFKALFHKITKRKNFGWLKENIEQLSDTLAALLVPLYESYRVNKIVRIALIAESNYLLIQPLTQFIEELPFVQLVAYSHGKFSSFDFVVATSSYLIPEECRVPAFVFRFSADNDEQYIGLYQAIKAVHNQKGIDPTY; encoded by the coding sequence ATGTTAGCAGCAATGATGTTGGAAGATACTGCTAAACGAAAACTGACACTTTTTAAATTGTTGGCTACTTTTTCTAATCAGCAGTATAGTATTAACTTTTTTGAAAAAAGACTTGATTATTCTTATAGCCGTGTAGTTTATCTGCTGGAATTAATTCAACAAGACCTATCTAAGATTACTGGCGAAGAGGTGAAGATTCTTCAAGTAGATGGTGTTCGTTATAATCAAAAGATTAAATATGATAGCTACTATCAATACTTGATTACTCAAAGTATTCCTTATCAGTTACTAATTTCTATCCTTTTTTATCCCAATGACAATCTTACTAAATTTTGTCAAAAACATTATCAGAGTAGAACTACTGTTGTTCGAAAATCCAAACTATTAAGTGATTATTTTAAACAATTCAACATTAAACTGAACACTTCTAAACTATCTCTTTATGGTGATGAACGTATCATTAGAATTACATTATACACACTGATTTGGCTGGCATCTCAAGGAACAAATTTACCTAAAATAGATAATAATCCCATTGATTATATAGAAATAACCAAAAAGATCAGTCCTTATTTTCCAGATAGCTTTAGTTACTCGGCGGACAAACAAATCACATTGATCTTAGATATTATTTATCTACGAGTCAAATCTGGTCACCTAGTGACAGAAAAAACGACGATTGCTCCTTACATTCCAACGAGCCCAGCTTATGCAAAAATTTTCTTTGGTGATTTGATCAAAGAGACAAACATCTTGGAAGCAGAAGCCCAATATGCTGCTTATTTATTGATTGCTACACCAAACTTTTTTAGAAATAATGATCATCGTCTAACCTTATTGTCTGATTATTTAAAAAATCAAACAAATTCTGCTACTAAATTGCTAGAAGAATTTTGTGCTGTATTTAAGGAGGAATTTATGCCCAGTGACTTTTCATGGGAAGATGCTCCTATCCTATTTGGAAATATAGCAAATATTATTTTTTCGACCACAATCAGCGAAAAAACATTTCCAACATTGTTTCACCTGATCAATCATTCTTCATACTCCAAAAATGAATATTATTATCAGTTATTGACCCATTTTAAAGCTTTATTTCATAAGATTACGAAAAGAAAGAACTTTGGTTGGCTTAAAGAGAATATTGAACAACTATCAGATACGTTAGCCGCTTTACTAGTTCCTCTTTATGAATCTTACCGAGTCAATAAGATTGTCCGTATTGCGTTGATTGCAGAATCTAATTATCTACTTATTCAGCCTTTAACACAGTTTATAGAGGAATTACCTTTTGTGCAATTAGTCGCTTATAGTCATGGGAAGTTTTCTTCGTTTGACTTTGTTGTGGCTACTTCCTCCTATTTAATACCAGAAGAATGTCGTGTACCTGCTTTTGTCTTTCGCTTTTCAGCCGATAATGACGAACAATACATCGGTCTTTATCAAGCAATTAAAGCAGTCCATAATCAAAAAGGTATTGATCCAACGTACTAA